The proteins below come from a single Miscanthus floridulus cultivar M001 chromosome 1, ASM1932011v1, whole genome shotgun sequence genomic window:
- the LOC136464753 gene encoding uncharacterized protein — MEVQAAIQRGVALVRADPKEPDTQGEATEAATKQVGEEAPMPHEVKALKPDEAEAPSIAEATEGEAEATEAGVSRATEAEVAEAGAPRTTKAEVVEASMGMVDLAAQEAETEVGQASVPPLVQDPPPSQESARDVEVHSISSDDTSQGKEVVDAEVASTAEQPASTSGKGSLALVRELEARSLGKSLFLQWERDVWDQLRWQKDLLANANGLLSVQSMEAAPLAVQIKDLEEELNQVAGEQDTFRSQAEQVEASTKAVAGQLGAEQGAHLLMKGALAKALKVAEASRVEALAWKEKAEGLEKEVTRVAEASVAVQMVLEAKIEEHNVLQSATRTTYEALEVRGVESGVLHMGVKRALAVVSSHYAGIDLEAVSDGYVLAKDDEDAEEEVLKLVEAAEAPGTALAKLFKEEVVPPTPSADAGDPEL, encoded by the exons ATGGAGGTGCAAGCCGCCATACAGCGTGGCGTGGCATTAGtgagggccgacccaaaggagccggacacccaaggagaggctaccgaggcagCCACGAAGCAAgtgggggaggaggcgcctatgCCCCACGAGGTCAAGGCCCTCAAGCCAGATGAAGCTGAGGCACCCTcaatcgctgaggccaccgagggcgaggccgaggcaACGGAGGCCGGGGTGTCTAGGGCCACTGaggccgaggtggcagaggccggagcccccaggaCCACTAAGGCCGAAGTGGTAGAGGCTAGCATGGGCATGGTGGATCTAGCAGCCCAAGAAGCGGAAACGGAGGTGGGGCAAGCTTCAGTACCACCCTTGGTCCAAGACCCACCGCCATCGCAGGAGAGCGCTCGGGatgtggaggtccattcgatctcctccgacgatacttcccaggGGAAGGAGGTGGTAGATGCCGAGGTGGCCagcaccgcggagcagccagCTTCGACCTCTGGCAAGGGGAGCTTGGCCCTCGTCCGG GAGCTTgaggcccggtccctcgggaagtcgttgttcctccagtgggagagggacgtctgggaccagcttcggtGGCAGAAGGACTTGCTTGCCAATGCCAACGGGCTTTTGTCGGTGCAGAGCATGGAG GCCGCCCCTTTGGCGGTGCAGATCAAGGACCTGGAGGAGGAGCTGAACCAGGTGGCCGGCGAgcaggacaccttcaggtcccaggCCGAACAAGTGGAGGCCTCTACCAAGGCCgtcgctgggcagctaggggcagagcagggagcgcacctgctgatgaaaggtGCTCTAGCTAAGGCCCTCAaagtggccgaggcctcccgagtcgaggccttagcctggaaggaaaaggccgagg ggttggagaaggaggtaaCCCGGGTagccgaggcctccgtcgcagtgcAGATGGTGCTTGAGGCCAAGATCGAAGAGCACAACGTGCTGCAGAGCGCCACCCGTACCACCTATGAGGCCCTAGAGGTTAGAGGGGTTGAGTCAG GGGTGCTCCatatgggcgtcaagcgcgccctggccgtcgtctcctcacaCTACGCCGGCATTGACCTCGAGGCCGTCAGTGATGGTTACGTCTTGGCTaaggatgatgaggatgctgaGGAGGAGGTCCTAAAGctagtggaggcggctgaggcccccggcacggcgctggccaagctgttcaaagaggaggtggttcctcctacgccgagcgccgacgctggcgaccctgagctctga